A segment of the Streptococcus chenjunshii genome:
TGCTTTGCTCTTTGCTTAAAAGTTCATTTTCCATTTCCGCCTCCTAATCAATAAAAACTTCTCTTCTAGTCACCGGGTCAATCTCTACATATCGGCCTGTATCAAAGTCAATAAAACCTTTGGGATATTCTTTTTTAGGCCGTGGAACTTCTTTCTTGCTGCTAAAAATCCAATTAAATATTTTCATGTTATGCTCCTGTCTTCATCCAGTTTTCGTGGTACCAATCTATGACAGCGTCACGCGGGTATTTTTCTCTTCTGCCTTCAATCCGCGGAAAATTTTCGTGGCAATTAAAACGCATATCAAACGTCTTAACGTCAATTCCTAACATTTTGGCACACTGCTTTTTGTTGAGCTCTAGCGGATAAATCTGCTTTTCATCGCTAACCCTCTGTATGACCTTAAGCATCCGTTCCTGCAATCCAGCCTCGAATTGGTCATAAGCCTTTAAAAATAATTCTTCCATGGTTAAAATCTCCATTTCGTGCTATAATTAAGTAAATAGTTTTTGTTGT
Coding sequences within it:
- a CDS encoding DNA-binding protein; the protein is MEELFLKAYDQFEAGLQERMLKVIQRVSDEKQIYPLELNKKQCAKMLGIDVKTFDMRFNCHENFPRIEGRREKYPRDAVIDWYHENWMKTGA